From Flavobacterium lipolyticum, one genomic window encodes:
- a CDS encoding sensor histidine kinase, producing the protein MFRTFQTYKLLFLRLILIVVMIEISLLFFKKELLFTGIFGLFIVFLLVREMYFYVRNFVLLYNRTISSILQNDFGSDFSQHKYNKNYHELFLLYDTLKSKQNEQISKDIVYRSILNTIESGIIILQKEELEWNIFLMNDHFSSHFNVPKVSKWKYLKDQLPSLCEVIEADDFQEVKTSLEIRVQEQNMQTFVLQASRTEVFGKDYFIVLLDSIQNVVEKKEKDAWVNLMKVISHELLNSITPIRSICQNLQDLVDQDTMSAEDLEDVKNSVETMLRRSDHLQKFVEGYRKLAMLPTPKKEKADLQLLMHNCLQIMAPLFREKGIEVVNTITSKHWITIDSQQIEQVFINLLTNCIYALNDATEKTVTVSAEFKENRAFIKITDTGNGIEKEIENKVFLPFFTTRTEGAGIGLTLSKNIIEAHGGYITHRNENGKTIFEICLLE; encoded by the coding sequence ATGTTCAGAACATTTCAAACCTATAAATTGTTGTTTTTAAGACTGATCTTAATTGTTGTGATGATCGAAATCTCCTTGCTCTTTTTTAAGAAAGAGTTACTCTTTACCGGAATATTTGGTCTCTTTATTGTCTTTCTGCTCGTTCGCGAAATGTACTTTTATGTTCGAAATTTTGTTTTACTCTACAACAGAACTATCTCCTCTATACTACAAAATGATTTCGGTTCGGATTTTTCACAACATAAATACAATAAAAACTACCACGAATTATTTCTCCTCTACGATACTCTAAAAAGCAAACAAAACGAACAAATCTCCAAAGACATTGTCTATCGTTCGATTTTAAACACTATTGAATCCGGGATTATCATTCTGCAAAAAGAAGAATTGGAATGGAACATTTTCCTAATGAACGATCATTTTTCTTCTCATTTTAATGTTCCCAAAGTCTCCAAATGGAAATATCTTAAAGACCAATTACCTTCGTTATGTGAAGTTATCGAAGCTGACGATTTTCAGGAAGTCAAAACCTCCTTAGAAATTCGGGTACAAGAGCAAAACATGCAAACCTTTGTGTTGCAGGCTTCGCGTACAGAAGTTTTTGGAAAAGATTACTTTATTGTCTTACTGGATTCGATTCAGAATGTAGTCGAAAAAAAAGAAAAAGATGCCTGGGTAAACTTAATGAAAGTCATTTCGCATGAACTCTTGAATTCGATCACTCCCATTCGTTCTATTTGCCAGAATCTACAAGATCTGGTTGATCAGGATACTATGTCCGCTGAAGATTTGGAAGATGTGAAAAATAGTGTCGAGACCATGTTGAGACGGAGCGATCACCTGCAAAAATTTGTTGAAGGTTATCGAAAATTGGCCATGCTACCTACACCAAAAAAAGAGAAAGCTGACTTACAGCTACTGATGCACAATTGTCTTCAGATTATGGCTCCCCTGTTCAGAGAAAAAGGTATTGAAGTTGTCAACACTATTACTTCCAAACACTGGATTACGATCGATTCACAGCAAATCGAACAGGTTTTTATCAACCTATTGACCAACTGCATCTATGCTTTAAATGATGCCACGGAAAAAACAGTAACGGTGTCGGCAGAGTTTAAAGAAAATAGGGCTTTCATTAAAATCACGGACACCGGAAACGGAATCGAAAAAGAGATTGAGAACAAAGTATTCCTTCCTTTTTTCACCACCCGAACAGAAGGCGCCGGAATTGGTTTAACGTTATCTAAAAATATCATTGAGGCACACGGCGGCTACATCACGCACCGTAATGAAAATGGTAAAACTATTTTTGAGATTTGTTTGCTTGAGTAG
- a CDS encoding RHS repeat-associated core domain-containing protein produces MGNIRLSYTKNPASQVLTIIDENNYYPFGLKHKGYNDYEAASNKYKFNGKELQDELGLNMYDYGARNYDPAIGRWMNMDSKTEAYYPISPYQYVLNNPVVNIDVKGEWTVTRHYNLTYNSLAAAGIGKVQANLLAHYVSVYADNPGSHINANNMAHPTNQKFYSPYIDYSGTSNSQVTDYTGKGYNYNIWHSMRSEWEEDNNTISAHDATERGMEFGWDKIFQSAEEGQLKDLKANSKGIEAFGQGVHALQDAYAHKGRSDVGVGHLWNDRYGDTSGAQRISDSAITVHNIMSGNWKAFEGKEEIKFDANGMTKNQFAKAMEQINKYLNQ; encoded by the coding sequence TTGGGTAACATACGATTGAGTTATACTAAAAATCCAGCAAGCCAAGTTCTTACCATAATTGACGAGAATAATTATTATCCTTTTGGATTGAAACACAAGGGGTATAATGATTATGAAGCTGCTAGTAATAAGTATAAGTTCAATGGAAAAGAACTGCAGGACGAGCTAGGGCTTAACATGTACGATTATGGAGCAAGGAATTATGATCCTGCGATTGGGAGGTGGATGAATATGGATTCTAAAACTGAAGCTTATTATCCGATATCACCATACCAGTATGTACTTAATAACCCTGTTGTTAATATTGATGTTAAAGGAGAATGGACAGTTACGAGACACTATAATTTGACTTATAATTCACTTGCCGCAGCTGGAATAGGAAAAGTACAAGCTAATTTATTAGCGCATTATGTATCAGTATATGCAGATAATCCAGGAAGCCACATAAATGCAAATAATATGGCACATCCAACTAATCAGAAATTTTATTCGCCATATATTGATTATTCGGGTACTTCAAATTCGCAGGTTACCGATTATACAGGTAAAGGATATAATTATAATATTTGGCATTCTATGCGTTCAGAATGGGAAGAAGACAATAATACAATTTCGGCTCATGATGCAACCGAAAGGGGGATGGAATTTGGATGGGACAAAATTTTCCAATCAGCCGAAGAAGGACAACTTAAGGATTTAAAAGCAAATAGTAAAGGAATTGAAGCTTTTGGACAAGGTGTACACGCGCTACAAGATGCGTATGCACATAAAGGGCGTTCAGATGTTGGTGTAGGGCATTTGTGGAATGATAGATATGGCGATACATCAGGTGCACAAAGAATTTCGGACTCAGCAATTACGGTTCACAATATTATGTCTGGTAATTGGAAAGCTTTTGAAGGTAAAGAAGAAATAAAATTTGATGCAAATGGTATGACTAAGAATCAATTTGCAAAAGCAATGGAACAAATTAATAAATATTTAAATCAGTAA
- a CDS encoding sigma-54-dependent transcriptional regulator produces MKKTNAAILIIDDQEDILFASKVFLKKYFEDIYTLNNPKNIVELLSQKHIDVVLLDMNYRIGFEDGREGLYLLKEIKTLSPKTVVILMTAFGKVETAVEGLKSGAFDYILKPWENKKLLESVKQAVDKSRKEQKKTRDIEIENDFFIGTSEMIKKSYSLADKVAKTDANVLILGENGTGKFVLAHHIFSQSERKNHPFVAVDLGALNSNIFESELFGYAKGAFTDAKTDTPGRFEMAQNGTIFLDEIGNVPLHLQSKLLQVIQTKTVTRLGETKPRPLNVRIITATNLNLKQEVTDKNFREDLYYRINTMEIVLPPLRERHEDKIPLAEYLLDKMIAKYDRNGIQFDKKVLEQIEKHAWNGNIREMENKIERAVILCENNKITISDLDLETITPYEENPDDIQLSSVEKAAVEKALLKNNNNISKTAEELGLSRGSLYRRLEKYNININ; encoded by the coding sequence ATGAAAAAGACAAATGCCGCAATATTAATCATAGACGATCAGGAAGACATCCTTTTTGCGTCGAAAGTGTTCCTGAAAAAGTATTTTGAAGACATTTATACGCTCAATAATCCGAAAAATATTGTCGAATTATTGTCACAAAAACACATTGATGTTGTTTTGCTCGACATGAATTACAGAATAGGTTTTGAAGACGGAAGAGAAGGGTTGTATCTATTAAAGGAAATCAAAACGCTTTCGCCAAAAACCGTTGTGATTCTAATGACCGCCTTTGGCAAAGTCGAAACAGCTGTTGAAGGTTTAAAATCAGGTGCTTTTGATTATATATTAAAACCCTGGGAAAATAAAAAACTACTGGAATCGGTCAAACAAGCCGTCGACAAATCCCGAAAGGAGCAAAAGAAAACCAGGGATATCGAAATTGAAAATGACTTTTTTATTGGTACTTCCGAAATGATCAAAAAATCCTATTCCCTTGCCGATAAAGTCGCTAAAACGGATGCCAACGTTTTGATTTTGGGCGAAAACGGAACGGGTAAATTTGTTTTAGCACATCATATTTTTAGCCAATCCGAAAGGAAAAACCATCCATTTGTAGCCGTCGATCTGGGAGCCTTAAATTCAAACATTTTCGAAAGTGAACTATTTGGTTATGCCAAAGGTGCTTTTACAGATGCCAAAACCGATACTCCCGGACGTTTCGAAATGGCGCAAAACGGAACTATCTTTTTGGATGAAATTGGGAATGTACCGCTGCATTTACAATCGAAACTGCTACAGGTTATTCAAACCAAAACAGTAACCAGGCTGGGTGAAACAAAGCCAAGACCACTAAATGTCCGAATAATTACAGCAACCAACCTAAATCTTAAACAAGAAGTTACCGATAAAAACTTTAGAGAAGACCTTTATTATCGTATCAATACCATGGAAATCGTTCTGCCTCCATTACGGGAACGTCATGAAGATAAAATTCCACTGGCAGAATATCTTCTCGACAAAATGATTGCAAAATACGACCGAAATGGTATTCAATTTGACAAAAAAGTACTGGAACAAATTGAAAAACATGCCTGGAATGGCAACATCAGAGAAATGGAAAATAAAATTGAACGTGCCGTTATTCTGTGCGAAAACAATAAAATCACCATTTCCGATTTAGATTTAGAGACCATAACTCCCTACGAAGAAAACCCGGATGACATTCAGCTTTCTTCCGTAGAGAAGGCCGCAGTTGAGAAAGCCTTGCTGAAAAACAACAATAATATCAGTAAAACGGCTGAAGAATTAGGATTGTCCAGAGGCTCTTTGTACCGTCGTTTAGAAAAATACAACATCAATATCAACTAA
- a CDS encoding ABC transporter ATP-binding protein, producing MIRIKELSKIFRTEEVETKALSEISLTVNEGDFVSIMGPSGSGKSTLLNIIGLLDSASGGSYELLGQEMIGLKENLKSKARKENIGFIFQNFNLIDELSVSDNIELPLIYNNVPSAERKKKVQEMATILGISHRLKHYPQQLSGGQQQRVAVARALINDPKIILADEPTGNLDSKNGNEVMELLTDLHAGGATILMVTHSDYDASFSQKTIVMKDGVILSEKMNHRNVDVLVNHSIN from the coding sequence ATGATCAGAATTAAAGAGCTTTCAAAAATTTTCAGAACCGAAGAAGTAGAGACAAAAGCCTTAAGCGAAATTTCATTAACCGTAAACGAAGGCGATTTTGTATCGATCATGGGACCTTCGGGTAGTGGAAAATCAACTTTGTTAAACATTATCGGTTTATTGGATAGCGCTTCCGGCGGAAGTTATGAACTGTTAGGACAGGAAATGATTGGTCTGAAGGAAAATTTAAAATCAAAAGCGAGAAAAGAAAATATCGGATTCATTTTTCAGAATTTTAATTTAATTGATGAATTATCGGTCTCTGATAATATTGAATTACCGCTGATTTATAATAATGTTCCCTCAGCAGAGCGAAAGAAAAAAGTACAGGAAATGGCTACTATATTGGGCATTTCACATCGTTTGAAACATTATCCGCAGCAGCTTTCGGGAGGACAGCAACAGCGTGTAGCCGTTGCAAGGGCTTTAATCAATGATCCGAAAATTATTCTTGCCGATGAACCTACAGGAAATCTGGACAGTAAAAATGGTAATGAAGTAATGGAATTGTTGACAGATCTTCATGCGGGAGGTGCGACAATTCTAATGGTTACACATTCAGATTATGATGCTTCGTTTTCGCAAAAAACAATTGTTATGAAAGACGGCGTTATTCTTTCGGAGAAAATGAACCATAGAAATGTAGATGTTTTAGTAAACCATTCAATAAACTAA